The following proteins are co-located in the Pyrobaculum calidifontis JCM 11548 genome:
- a CDS encoding hydroxymethylglutaryl-CoA synthase — protein sequence MSKLGVVSWGAYIPRYRVRTEEVSRIWGDDPLRIVDMYLVDEKSVEGIDEDAVTIAVEAARRAIRRGGIDPRKIGAVYVGTESKPYAVKPISSILIDALGLTNNVFAVDMEFACKAGSDGLVAAIGLVEAGRVEYGMTVGTDTSQGEPGEHLEYSASSGGVALIVGKDGVAAELEAMYAFVSDTPDFWRREGSPYPMHGEGFTGEPAYFRHVIGAAKGLMEKYGYKPSDFTYVVFHQPNGRFPVRAASMLNIPLDKVKPGIVVTHIGNTYNASALMGFAKVLDIAKPGDKILLVPFGSGAGSNAFVFTVTDVVKDRQKMGVPTVEEMLQDKILVDYAQYLKMRKMIKLFE from the coding sequence ATGAGCAAGCTCGGAGTAGTAAGCTGGGGCGCATATATACCGAGATACAGGGTGAGGACCGAGGAAGTGTCGAGGATCTGGGGCGACGACCCGTTGCGAATTGTAGACATGTATCTCGTCGATGAGAAAAGCGTGGAAGGAATAGACGAAGACGCCGTGACCATAGCCGTGGAGGCGGCCAGGAGGGCCATAAGGAGGGGCGGCATCGACCCCCGGAAGATTGGGGCAGTCTACGTGGGCACAGAGTCTAAGCCCTACGCAGTCAAGCCCATCTCCTCCATCCTCATAGACGCGCTCGGGCTGACCAACAACGTCTTCGCCGTCGACATGGAGTTCGCCTGTAAGGCGGGAAGCGACGGATTGGTGGCCGCCATAGGCCTAGTGGAGGCCGGGCGCGTGGAGTACGGCATGACCGTGGGCACAGACACGTCGCAAGGAGAGCCAGGCGAGCATTTGGAGTACTCCGCCAGCAGCGGCGGCGTGGCGCTTATAGTGGGCAAAGACGGCGTGGCGGCCGAGCTCGAGGCCATGTACGCGTTTGTATCCGACACGCCGGACTTCTGGAGGAGGGAGGGGTCGCCGTATCCCATGCACGGCGAGGGCTTCACAGGCGAGCCCGCCTACTTTAGACACGTGATCGGGGCGGCGAAAGGCTTGATGGAGAAATATGGCTACAAGCCGTCGGATTTCACATACGTCGTATTCCACCAGCCCAACGGCAGATTCCCCGTCCGCGCGGCGTCTATGCTCAACATCCCCCTAGACAAGGTCAAACCCGGCATTGTGGTGACGCACATTGGCAACACCTACAACGCCTCGGCGTTGATGGGATTTGCAAAAGTCCTCGACATAGCCAAGCCCGGCGACAAGATCTTGCTCGTGCCATTCGGCAGCGGCGCGGGGTCCAACGCCTTCGTCTTCACAGTAACCGACGTGGTCAAGGACAGGCAGAAGATGGGCGTGCCAACGGTCGAGGAAATGCTCCAAGACAAAATACTCGTTGACTACGCCCAGTATCTAAAGATGCGTAAAATGATTAAACTATTCGAGTAA
- a CDS encoding Zn-ribbon domain-containing OB-fold protein, producing the protein MKHESVPIYWRNIPQYYRLVAKKCKKCGAVYFPPAAKCKCGSTELEDYELPREGRLVEYTVLYQVGTDFLKQKPLVLGLVELDGGVKVSGQIVDARPERLKPGVKVEVVFRRVVVDGKHGLVMYGYKFRPVERP; encoded by the coding sequence ATGAAACACGAATCTGTGCCAATCTACTGGAGGAACATCCCCCAGTACTACCGCCTTGTCGCCAAGAAGTGCAAAAAGTGCGGAGCCGTGTACTTCCCGCCAGCGGCAAAGTGCAAGTGCGGATCCACGGAGCTGGAGGACTACGAACTTCCACGCGAGGGCCGCCTCGTGGAATACACAGTCTTGTACCAAGTGGGGACAGACTTCTTGAAACAGAAGCCGCTCGTGTTAGGCCTAGTGGAGCTAGACGGAGGCGTGAAGGTCAGCGGGCAAATTGTAGACGCGCGGCCCGAGAGGCTCAAGCCGGGGGTCAAAGTGGAGGTGGTGTTCAGACGCGTCGTAGTCGACGGGAAACACGGCCTCGTCATGTACGGCTACAAGTTTAGGCCAGTGGAGAGGCCATGA
- a CDS encoding thiolase family protein translates to MKDVYVVGAALHPVGRHYSKNIDDMAAAVLDKAIADAKADIEALYVASSTTELANKQQLLGVYILEALGLDGIPVYRVENGDGSGGSAVAAAYHALRAEEYNCVAVVGVDKPNDVLSNQQQDIYATTLDTYFERYFGFTPLSQAALMAKMYLRKYEYKYEDLAQWAVLMHNRGAANPYAYFRKPIKLEDAVNSEYVSEPLRLYDVGPLADGAAAAVLCNNRRDGVRILHVATATNPTPFNLRQDYDRLVSLEKAAEQAYSKAKITPRDVATAEVHDSFSIFGILALEALGLARRGTAPLIIKEGNAPVNYSGGFKARGNILGATGVYQLVEVAWQLQGREFKRVDGSYGLVHSMGGVDKISTIVLMGL, encoded by the coding sequence ATGAAAGACGTATACGTTGTAGGCGCAGCCCTTCACCCAGTGGGCCGCCACTATTCTAAAAACATCGACGACATGGCCGCCGCAGTGTTAGACAAGGCCATTGCAGACGCGAAGGCCGACATAGAGGCCCTATACGTGGCCTCCTCCACCACCGAGTTGGCAAATAAGCAACAGCTACTCGGCGTCTACATCCTAGAGGCGCTGGGGCTGGACGGAATCCCAGTGTACAGAGTGGAAAACGGCGACGGGTCTGGAGGCTCCGCAGTGGCGGCGGCATACCACGCGCTGAGGGCCGAGGAGTACAACTGCGTTGCAGTAGTCGGCGTCGACAAGCCCAACGACGTCTTAAGCAACCAGCAACAGGACATATACGCCACCACGTTGGACACGTACTTTGAGAGATACTTCGGCTTCACGCCCCTCTCCCAGGCGGCCCTCATGGCCAAGATGTACCTAAGGAAGTACGAGTACAAGTACGAGGACTTGGCCCAGTGGGCCGTGCTCATGCACAACCGCGGCGCGGCGAACCCCTACGCCTACTTTAGAAAACCCATAAAGCTAGAAGACGCCGTCAACAGCGAGTACGTCAGCGAGCCCCTCCGGCTATACGACGTCGGGCCGCTCGCAGACGGCGCCGCCGCGGCCGTGCTGTGCAACAACAGGCGAGACGGAGTGCGCATACTCCACGTGGCCACGGCCACCAACCCCACGCCCTTTAACCTACGCCAAGACTACGACAGGCTGGTCAGCCTGGAGAAGGCGGCTGAGCAGGCATACTCCAAGGCAAAGATAACCCCCAGAGACGTGGCAACGGCCGAGGTGCACGACTCGTTCTCCATCTTCGGCATCTTGGCACTTGAGGCCCTTGGACTAGCTAGGCGGGGCACAGCCCCCCTCATCATAAAAGAGGGCAACGCCCCCGTGAACTACAGCGGCGGGTTTAAGGCAAGGGGGAACATACTGGGGGCCACCGGTGTGTACCAACTGGTAGAGGTGGCTTGGCAACTGCAGGGGAGAGAGTTCAAGCGCGTAGACGGGAGCTACGGCCTCGTCCACTCCATGGGCGGCGTGGACAAAATTTCGACTATTGTCCTAATGGGACTGTAG
- the hmgA gene encoding hydroxymethylglutaryl-CoA reductase (NADPH): MEVKLHEFEKIYGDANKAAEERRKYLERVTGAKLENIGKTIIDLNTVVGRNIENVIGAVQVPVGVAGPLLVRGDYANGHFYVPLATTEGALVASVNRGAKLVTESGGARAKVLKDGMARAPLFRLPSLVEAVEFVNWVLQNFEEVKKVAESTTRHGRLKEIQPFIVGNYVWLRLVFSTGDAMGMNMVTVASDAVAKYLQEKFPNARLVALSGNMCVDKKPNAVNFLLGRGKTVVAEAVVKREVLGRLGVTPEAVHEVNVRKNLMGSALAHSYGFNAHFANIIAALFIATGQDVAQVVESSMGITTTEPREEGLYISVFLPSLEVGTVGGGTGLPTQREALALLGVAGPGDPPGTNALKFAEIAAAAVLAGELNLLVALARNELATAHERLGRARPQERA; encoded by the coding sequence ATGGAAGTAAAGCTCCACGAGTTTGAGAAAATATACGGCGACGCCAACAAGGCGGCGGAGGAGCGGAGGAAGTACTTGGAGAGAGTGACCGGGGCCAAGCTTGAGAACATAGGCAAGACGATCATAGACCTAAACACCGTGGTTGGGCGCAACATTGAAAACGTAATAGGCGCGGTGCAAGTCCCCGTGGGCGTGGCGGGGCCCCTCCTCGTGAGGGGGGACTACGCCAACGGCCACTTCTACGTACCTCTCGCCACGACTGAGGGGGCCCTCGTGGCGTCGGTGAACAGGGGGGCCAAGCTTGTGACAGAGTCGGGCGGGGCTAGGGCCAAGGTGTTGAAGGACGGCATGGCGAGGGCCCCCCTCTTCCGCTTGCCCTCCCTCGTGGAGGCGGTGGAGTTCGTAAACTGGGTCCTTCAAAACTTCGAGGAGGTGAAGAAGGTTGCCGAGTCTACCACTAGGCACGGCAGGCTGAAGGAGATTCAGCCCTTCATAGTGGGTAACTACGTCTGGCTGAGGCTTGTCTTCTCCACGGGGGACGCCATGGGCATGAACATGGTCACCGTGGCCTCCGACGCCGTGGCCAAGTATCTACAGGAGAAGTTCCCAAACGCGCGGCTGGTGGCCCTCAGTGGAAACATGTGTGTTGACAAGAAGCCAAACGCCGTGAACTTCTTGTTGGGCAGAGGCAAGACGGTGGTGGCGGAGGCTGTGGTCAAGAGGGAGGTTCTGGGGCGGCTGGGGGTAACCCCCGAGGCAGTCCACGAGGTCAACGTGAGAAAGAACCTCATGGGATCCGCCTTGGCTCACTCCTACGGCTTCAACGCCCACTTCGCAAACATAATTGCGGCTCTGTTTATAGCCACGGGGCAGGACGTGGCGCAGGTGGTGGAGTCTAGCATGGGCATCACCACCACGGAGCCGAGGGAGGAGGGGCTCTACATCTCTGTGTTTCTCCCAAGCCTAGAGGTGGGCACAGTGGGCGGGGGCACGGGACTGCCCACCCAGAGGGAGGCGCTTGCGCTATTAGGCGTCGCCGGGCCGGGGGACCCGCCTGGCACAAATGCCTTGAAGTTTGCCGAGATCGCCGCCGCGGCGGTGCTGGCTGGGGAGCTTAACCTGCTGGTGGCTCTCGCTAGAAATGAGCTTGCCACTGCCCACGAGCGGCTGGGCCGCGCAAGGCCTCAGGAAAGGGCTTGA